The following proteins come from a genomic window of Rutidosis leptorrhynchoides isolate AG116_Rl617_1_P2 chromosome 10, CSIRO_AGI_Rlap_v1, whole genome shotgun sequence:
- the LOC139871422 gene encoding uncharacterized protein: MSSSFCVLPILPMKILSVNIRGFKRDGKADWFKRMIASSSPIVAAVQETKCKKINDAWIEYLWGSQSVEYAVKYAVAIVNVYGPYSDEKKKRFWESLDSLCSFDNLAWVFCGDFNEVRSASEREHTNFVHRRASLFNDFIHSNGLIDVPLLGKKYTRISDDGVQFSKLDRFLVSTSFAHMWNDLYVSALDWKLSDHTPLLLQNGQVDYGPKPF; this comes from the exons ATGTCTTCGAGTTTTTGTGTTTTACCTATTCTTCCAATGAAGATCCTTTCAGTAAACATTCGTGGATTCAAAAGAGATGGAAAAGCAGATTGGTTCAAACGTATGATTGCAAGTTCAAGTCCGATTGTTGCTGCGGTTCAGGAAACTAAGTGTAAAAAGATCAATGACGCTTGGATCGAATACTTGTGGGGTTCTCAAAGCGTTGAATATGCGGTGAAATATGCTGTGG CTATTGTTAATGTTTACGGCCCATACAGTGATGAGAAAAAGAAAAGATTTTGGGAAAGTTTAGATAGTTTATGCTCCTTTGATAATCTTGCTTGGGTGTTTTGTGGTGATTTTAACGAGGTGAGATCGGCATCCGAAAGAGAGCATACCAACTTTGTACATAGAAGAGCATCTTTATTCAATGATTTCATTCACAGCAATGGACTTATTGACGTCCCTCTCTTAGGcaagaaatatactagaatcagtgACGATGGCGTGCAATTCAGTAAGCTCGATAGGTTTCTGGTCTCAACTAGCTTTGCTCATATGTGGAATGACCTTTATGTCTCGGCTTTAGATTGGAAGCTTTCTGATCATACACCTTTGCTCCTTCAGAACGGTCAGGTAGACTACGGTCCAAAGCCGTTTTGA